A single Roseinatronobacter monicus DNA region contains:
- a CDS encoding L,D-transpeptidase, giving the protein MTRITRRNLLIASGSTLALSACMPALVSEPPPELDPIDYSTRRDGAHRLRAVDIDAIPEFLHRQIVPFSTEEEAGTIVIENQNRLLYLVLENGYALRYGLSVGREGFDWTGESTVYRKAHWPTWTPPPEMIKREPHLERWKDGQPGGPDNPLGARALYLMTDGRDQGYRIHGTPEWRSIGRFASSGCFRMLQQDVIDLYDRVPVGTRVVVV; this is encoded by the coding sequence ATGACCAGAATTACGCGCCGAAACCTACTGATCGCATCAGGCAGTACACTGGCCTTGTCGGCCTGTATGCCTGCTTTGGTGTCAGAGCCGCCCCCCGAACTGGACCCGATCGACTATTCAACGCGGCGGGACGGCGCGCATCGTCTGCGCGCTGTCGATATCGACGCAATACCCGAATTCCTGCACCGCCAGATTGTCCCCTTCTCAACCGAGGAGGAGGCGGGCACCATCGTGATCGAAAACCAGAACCGGCTGCTATATCTGGTGCTCGAAAATGGCTATGCACTTCGCTACGGGCTATCGGTCGGGCGCGAAGGATTTGATTGGACAGGCGAGTCAACGGTGTATCGCAAAGCGCATTGGCCGACTTGGACACCGCCACCGGAAATGATCAAGCGCGAACCGCATCTGGAACGTTGGAAAGACGGGCAACCCGGCGGGCCGGACAACCCGCTTGGCGCACGCGCATTGTATCTGATGACGGACGGGCGCGATCAGGGCTACCGGATTCACGGAACACCGGAATGGCGCTCTATCGGGCGCTTCGCGTCTTCGGGGTGTTTTCGGATGCTGCAACAGGATGTGATTGATCTGTATGACCGTGTGCCAGTTGGCACGCGCGTCGTGGTTGTCTGA
- a CDS encoding GNAT family N-acetyltransferase: MNLDNNIKADQPILTSPRMVLRPLQPSDAGLLALYTGDIRVAEGTRSIPHPLPPGATEQFIARVTAPEREEDVWVLDGSMADASSVLGLLSLKPLDRQQSQIGFWVAPAFWNAGFASEAVRCVIDTNPHKARTLFAEVFQDNPASAHVLTNAGFDYLGDAEAYSVARRTTVPTWTYIRRMSA, encoded by the coding sequence ATGAACTTAGACAACAACATCAAGGCCGATCAGCCCATTCTGACCTCGCCGCGGATGGTGCTGCGCCCGTTGCAGCCGTCCGATGCCGGTCTGCTGGCCTTATATACAGGGGACATACGTGTGGCCGAAGGTACACGTTCCATCCCGCATCCTTTGCCGCCCGGCGCGACCGAGCAGTTTATCGCGCGTGTCACCGCCCCCGAACGCGAAGAGGATGTCTGGGTTCTTGACGGCTCGATGGCCGATGCCTCTTCGGTTCTAGGCCTGCTGTCGCTTAAACCGCTGGACCGTCAGCAAAGCCAGATCGGCTTTTGGGTTGCACCTGCGTTCTGGAACGCTGGCTTCGCGTCAGAAGCGGTGCGCTGCGTTATCGACACAAACCCCCATAAGGCGCGCACATTGTTTGCCGAGGTGTTTCAAGACAATCCCGCATCTGCACATGTGCTGACGAATGCAGGCTTTGACTATCTGGGCGACGCCGAAGCTTATTCGGTCGCGCGCCGCACCACGGTTCCAACATGGACCTATATTCGCCGGATGTCTGCCTGA
- a CDS encoding ABC transporter permease: MLRAQSVLTTLAAVALLVLVGVPILFILLQAVFPDFARGSFEGAFSELAILTENDRLLLQARNTLMLAFSVMLGCLIFGLPIGVLRGLFHIPGARIWDVVFLIPFLIPPFIAAIAWMMTLQPRGYLFQLVGFDLGGFLFSFAGVAFVMTLNLFPLVYFAVSRALEMVGGRFASAARVHGARPWQAFFLITLPLSIPAIAASLLIVFAMSIEEFGTPAALAARTGFEVLVTGIYTRLSDWPIDMSGAALGSVMLMAMVLAAFSLQNWIATRRSYISQTGKPTDLDKAGLGPWRWPVLGLFALVALIGVVIPLAAIAVTSFMGTISGGLNWSNLDTRHYAPLLRSGSRAAQALIASGWLAVVTAFVTAAIGGLVAYIVVCGTGRGRAVMDGLSVLPNAIPAIVLAVGIILAWNSPFLPVTLYGTAGILLIAYIGILLPYPIRYAVARLRQISGSLDDAARVAGASQMRALRHITLPLMAPSLIAAMMLVFAIASRELVASIMLAPAGLRTVGTFVFSQFEQGSVQTGMAMSMIAITVTSGILLVVNLWLARQGSSAFSG; this comes from the coding sequence ATGTTGCGCGCGCAATCTGTTCTGACCACGCTGGCTGCTGTCGCGCTTCTGGTCCTTGTGGGGGTGCCCATTCTGTTCATCCTGCTGCAAGCTGTGTTTCCTGATTTCGCACGCGGGTCGTTTGAAGGCGCATTCTCCGAATTGGCAATTCTGACCGAGAATGACCGTCTGCTCTTGCAGGCGCGCAACACGTTGATGCTGGCGTTCTCGGTCATGCTGGGCTGCCTGATATTCGGCCTGCCTATCGGGGTCTTGCGCGGGCTGTTCCATATCCCCGGCGCGCGCATCTGGGATGTGGTGTTCCTGATCCCGTTCCTGATCCCGCCCTTTATCGCCGCCATCGCGTGGATGATGACGCTGCAACCGCGCGGCTATCTGTTCCAGTTGGTGGGCTTCGATCTGGGCGGCTTTCTGTTCAGCTTTGCAGGGGTGGCCTTTGTGATGACGCTGAACTTGTTTCCGCTGGTCTATTTCGCCGTCAGCCGTGCGCTGGAAATGGTGGGCGGGCGCTTCGCATCTGCGGCCCGTGTGCATGGCGCGCGCCCTTGGCAAGCGTTCTTTCTGATCACGCTGCCCCTGTCTATTCCGGCCATTGCAGCAAGTTTGTTGATCGTCTTCGCCATGTCGATCGAGGAGTTTGGCACTCCTGCCGCACTTGCCGCACGCACCGGGTTCGAGGTGCTGGTCACGGGCATTTACACGCGCTTGTCGGACTGGCCCATCGACATGTCGGGCGCGGCCCTTGGCTCGGTTATGCTGATGGCGATGGTGCTGGCGGCGTTCAGTTTGCAGAACTGGATCGCAACGCGGCGGTCCTATATCAGCCAGACCGGCAAGCCCACCGATCTGGACAAGGCGGGTCTGGGGCCTTGGCGCTGGCCGGTGCTGGGATTGTTTGCGCTGGTGGCGCTGATTGGTGTTGTGATCCCGCTGGCCGCGATTGCGGTGACGTCCTTTATGGGCACTATTTCCGGGGGGTTGAACTGGTCCAACCTTGATACACGCCATTATGCGCCCCTGCTTCGATCAGGCAGTCGTGCTGCGCAGGCATTGATTGCAAGCGGTTGGCTTGCAGTAGTGACAGCCTTTGTCACTGCTGCGATTGGGGGGCTGGTGGCATATATTGTGGTCTGCGGGACGGGGCGGGGCAGGGCCGTTATGGACGGGTTGTCGGTTCTGCCCAATGCTATTCCGGCTATTGTGTTGGCTGTGGGGATCATTCTGGCTTGGAACTCGCCTTTTCTGCCGGTCACGCTTTATGGGACGGCGGGCATTTTGCTGATCGCCTATATCGGCATTCTTCTGCCTTATCCGATCCGCTATGCGGTGGCGCGGCTGCGCCAGATTTCGGGGTCGCTGGACGATGCCGCGCGGGTTGCCGGTGCCAGCCAGATGCGCGCACTGCGCCATATCACCCTGCCGCTGATGGCCCCGTCACTGATCGCTGCGATGATGCTGGTTTTCGCCATTGCGTCACGCGAGTTGGTCGCCTCGATCATGCTGGCACCTGCGGGCTTGCGCACGGTAGGAACCTTTGTTTTCTCGCAATTCGAGCAAGGTTCAGTTCAGACCGGTATGGCCATGAGCATGATTGCGATAACCGTCACCTCCGGCATTCTGTTGGTGGTCAACCTGTGGTTGGCACGGCAGGGAAGCAGCGCGTTTTCTGGATAA
- the rpmA gene encoding 50S ribosomal protein L27 — MAHKKAGGSSRNGRDSAGRRLGVKLYGGQAATAGNIIVRQRGTKHWPGAGVGMGRDHTLFALNDGHVVFTKGLKGRSFVSVMPMETAAE; from the coding sequence ATGGCACATAAAAAAGCAGGCGGTTCCTCGCGCAACGGTCGCGACTCAGCTGGTCGTCGCCTTGGCGTGAAGCTTTATGGCGGTCAGGCCGCTACAGCGGGCAATATCATCGTGCGTCAGCGCGGGACAAAGCATTGGCCAGGTGCCGGTGTGGGTATGGGGCGTGACCATACGCTGTTCGCTCTGAATGACGGGCATGTGGTATTTACCAAGGGCCTTAAAGGGCGCAGCTTTGTTTCCGTCATGCCGATGGAGACAGCAGCGGAATAA
- a CDS encoding 50S ribosomal protein L21 yields MFAVLKTGGKQYRVQSGDVLRVERIAAQAGEKVQFNEILMLGGDAPVIGAPTVDGAAVQAEVIDQIKADKVIHYVKRRRKHSSQRTKGHRQKLTLVRVTDILASGADASGVMAAIGTGSVSGFAIEAAAPAKAAKPAKAAKPAKAAKPEAEAPAVDATKPANLLTEARDGQADDLKKISGVGPKLEGLLNQNGVYHFDQIAAWNSAEIAYMDDQLSFKGRIERDGWIDQAKQFVSEKE; encoded by the coding sequence ATGTTTGCGGTCCTCAAGACTGGTGGTAAGCAATACCGGGTACAATCCGGTGATGTGCTGCGCGTAGAGCGTATTGCCGCACAAGCTGGTGAAAAAGTCCAGTTTAACGAAATTCTGATGCTGGGCGGTGATGCGCCTGTTATTGGCGCGCCAACCGTTGATGGCGCTGCCGTACAGGCGGAAGTTATTGACCAGATCAAAGCTGACAAAGTCATTCACTACGTCAAGCGTCGCCGCAAGCACAGCTCGCAGCGCACCAAAGGCCACCGCCAGAAGCTGACACTCGTGCGCGTAACGGACATTCTGGCCTCGGGCGCAGATGCGTCGGGCGTCATGGCTGCCATCGGCACCGGGTCGGTATCTGGTTTCGCAATCGAAGCAGCAGCACCTGCGAAAGCGGCGAAGCCAGCCAAGGCTGCCAAGCCTGCGAAAGCAGCCAAGCCCGAAGCAGAGGCCCCCGCAGTCGACGCGACCAAGCCAGCCAACCTGCTGACCGAAGCCCGCGACGGTCAGGCGGATGATCTGAAAAAGATTTCCGGCGTTGGTCCCAAGCTGGAAGGCCTGCTGAATCAGAATGGTGTGTACCATTTTGACCAGATTGCCGCTTGGAATAGCGCAGAGATTGCTTATATGGATGATCAACTGTCATTCAAGGGCCGGATCGAGCGTGATGGCTGGATCGATCAAGCCAAACAATTCGTATCTGAGAAGGAGTAA
- the eda gene encoding bifunctional 4-hydroxy-2-oxoglutarate aldolase/2-dehydro-3-deoxy-phosphogluconate aldolase, whose translation MTPAEQSQTALAMCQMAPVIPVLVIDDLAHAVPLAQALVAGGLPVLEVTLRTDCALEAITAMAQVEGAVVGAGTVLTPDQMAEARTAGARFAVAPGATPALIDAARLNKMPLLPGAQTCSEVMTLLELGYTVQKFFPAEAIGGAAALKSIAGPLPQVTFCPTGGISAARASDYLALANVACVGGSWVAPKDAMNAGAWDTITKLAADAARLPR comes from the coding sequence ATGACCCCAGCCGAGCAAAGCCAAACCGCCCTCGCCATGTGCCAGATGGCCCCCGTTATTCCGGTTCTGGTCATTGACGATCTGGCCCATGCGGTACCGCTGGCACAAGCGCTGGTGGCAGGGGGATTGCCCGTGTTGGAAGTCACGCTGCGCACAGATTGCGCGTTGGAGGCAATCACCGCGATGGCGCAGGTCGAGGGCGCAGTGGTGGGCGCGGGCACCGTGCTGACCCCTGACCAGATGGCAGAGGCACGCACAGCAGGTGCACGCTTTGCTGTCGCCCCCGGCGCAACGCCAGCATTGATTGATGCGGCGCGCCTGAACAAAATGCCGCTTTTGCCCGGTGCGCAGACCTGCTCGGAAGTGATGACACTGCTCGAACTGGGCTATACCGTGCAGAAATTCTTTCCGGCAGAGGCAATTGGCGGGGCCGCCGCGTTGAAGTCGATTGCAGGGCCATTGCCACAGGTTACGTTTTGCCCGACGGGTGGTATCAGTGCCGCGCGCGCGTCCGACTATCTGGCCTTGGCCAATGTCGCTTGTGTCGGGGGCAGTTGGGTCGCCCCGAAAGACGCGATGAACGCGGGCGCATGGGACACCATCACAAAGCTTGCGGCGGATGCGGCACGCCTGCCCCGCTAA
- a CDS encoding c-type cytochrome: MILLVVGAGVIGSYFLSGGGGQSALVELDIPPLTKSEQQGAVLYAQNCASCHGENGAGRDGVGPPLVHVIYEPSHHPDGAFYAAVQLGVRAHHWDYGDMPRQSHVTEPEITQIIAYIRALQRANGID; the protein is encoded by the coding sequence TTGATCCTGCTCGTCGTGGGGGCCGGTGTGATAGGCAGCTATTTCCTGTCGGGGGGTGGCGGGCAATCTGCGTTGGTCGAGCTGGACATTCCGCCCCTGACCAAGAGTGAACAGCAAGGGGCGGTCCTGTATGCGCAAAATTGCGCCAGTTGTCACGGCGAGAATGGCGCGGGGCGCGACGGGGTGGGGCCGCCGCTGGTGCATGTGATTTACGAGCCGTCACACCACCCGGATGGTGCATTTTATGCGGCTGTCCAATTGGGGGTGCGCGCGCATCACTGGGATTACGGCGATATGCCGCGCCAATCCCATGTGACCGAGCCTGAAATCACGCAGATCATCGCATATATCCGGGCGTTGCAGCGCGCGAATGGCATTGACTGA
- a CDS encoding protein-L-isoaspartate(D-aspartate) O-methyltransferase gives MSTSDDDPQNLTEARMRFIYTLRSRGVTDTRVLSAMERIDRRDFVTGIFSDRAYEDMPLPIACGQTISQPSVVALMTEALQVGSRDKVLEVGTGSGYQAAILSQLARRVYTVERHRPLAREAQKLFDHLGLTNITCMISDGSYGLPDLTPFDRIIVTAAAEDPPGPLLAQLRVGGIMVVPVGQSDTVQTLIRVVRTETGYEYEELRAVRFVPLVEGLGH, from the coding sequence ATGAGCACATCAGACGATGACCCACAAAACCTGACCGAGGCGCGGATGCGCTTTATCTACACGCTGCGCTCGCGTGGGGTTACAGATACGCGTGTTTTATCCGCGATGGAGCGGATTGACCGGCGCGATTTCGTGACCGGCATCTTCTCGGACCGCGCCTATGAGGACATGCCTTTGCCGATTGCCTGCGGGCAGACGATCAGCCAGCCATCTGTCGTGGCCCTGATGACCGAAGCGTTGCAGGTCGGATCACGCGACAAGGTGCTGGAAGTGGGGACCGGGTCAGGTTATCAGGCCGCAATCCTGAGCCAGCTTGCCCGCCGGGTCTACACAGTCGAGCGGCACCGCCCGCTGGCGCGCGAAGCGCAAAAGCTTTTTGACCACCTGGGCCTGACGAATATCACCTGTATGATCTCGGATGGCAGCTATGGCCTGCCAGATCTGACCCCGTTTGATCGCATTATCGTGACCGCCGCAGCAGAAGACCCGCCGGGCCCCCTCTTGGCGCAACTGCGCGTTGGGGGTATCATGGTGGTGCCGGTGGGTCAGTCTGACACGGTCCAGACCCTGATCCGTGTTGTCCGGACCGAAACTGGGTATGAGTATGAAGAATTGCGCGCTGTGCGATTTGTTCCATTGGTCGAAGGGCTGGGCCACTAG
- the fumC gene encoding class II fumarate hydratase, protein MTATRTETDSFGPLEVPAEKYWGAQTQRSIVNFPIGWERQPVPIIRALGAVKWACALVNHEQGTLDARLTGAVTQAAQEVFDGKFDDNFPLVVWQTGSGTQSNMNANEVISNRAIEILGGTMGSKDPVHPNDHCNMGQSSNDTFPTAMHVAIGMLARDVLLPGLEKLHAALAAKSEEFKDIIKIGRTHTQDATPLTLGQEFGGYAHQVKMGIARVNMCLPHIYELAQGGTAVGTGLNTRKGWDVKVATHIAEITALPFVTAPNKFEALAAHDAMVMFSGALKTVASSLFKIANDMRLLGSGPRSGLGELILPENEPGSSIMPGKVNPTQAEALTMVCAHVMGNDAAVGFAGSQGHFELNVYNPMMSYNVLQSMQLLGDAASSFTDNMVVGTKANVDRIDKLMKESLMLVTALAPTIGYDNATIVAKTAHKNGTTLKEEAIRLGFVDAETFDRVVRPEDMIGPKD, encoded by the coding sequence ATGACCGCGACCCGCACCGAGACTGACAGTTTTGGCCCTCTCGAAGTCCCTGCCGAAAAATATTGGGGCGCGCAGACACAGCGCTCTATCGTGAATTTCCCCATCGGATGGGAACGCCAGCCCGTGCCTATCATCCGCGCACTTGGCGCGGTCAAATGGGCCTGTGCGCTGGTCAACCACGAACAGGGCACACTCGATGCCCGCCTGACAGGTGCGGTTACGCAGGCGGCGCAAGAGGTGTTTGACGGCAAGTTTGACGATAACTTTCCGCTGGTCGTCTGGCAGACAGGCTCTGGCACGCAATCAAACATGAACGCGAATGAGGTGATCTCGAACCGCGCGATCGAGATTCTGGGCGGAACAATGGGCTCGAAAGATCCCGTTCACCCGAACGATCATTGCAATATGGGCCAGTCGTCAAACGACACATTCCCGACCGCGATGCATGTCGCAATCGGAATGCTGGCGCGCGATGTCCTTTTGCCGGGGCTGGAAAAGCTGCACGCAGCCCTTGCGGCCAAATCCGAAGAATTCAAAGATATCATCAAGATCGGGCGCACACATACCCAAGACGCCACGCCCCTGACATTGGGACAGGAATTTGGCGGATATGCGCATCAGGTCAAAATGGGGATCGCGCGCGTGAACATGTGCCTGCCCCATATCTACGAGTTGGCACAGGGCGGCACGGCTGTCGGCACAGGGTTGAACACCCGCAAGGGCTGGGATGTGAAGGTTGCGACACATATCGCCGAAATAACCGCCCTGCCCTTCGTCACAGCACCCAACAAATTCGAAGCGCTGGCCGCACATGACGCGATGGTCATGTTTTCGGGTGCCCTGAAAACGGTTGCCTCTTCGCTGTTCAAGATCGCCAATGACATGCGGCTACTGGGGTCCGGCCCCCGCTCGGGTCTGGGTGAATTGATCCTGCCCGAAAATGAACCGGGCTCGTCGATCATGCCGGGCAAAGTGAACCCCACACAGGCCGAGGCACTGACCATGGTCTGCGCGCATGTCATGGGCAATGATGCCGCTGTCGGATTTGCAGGCTCTCAGGGCCATTTCGAGTTGAACGTCTACAACCCGATGATGAGCTATAACGTCCTGCAAAGCATGCAGCTTCTGGGTGATGCAGCCTCCTCGTTCACTGACAATATGGTCGTGGGCACGAAGGCCAATGTCGACCGGATCGACAAGCTGATGAAAGAATCACTGATGCTGGTAACAGCATTGGCCCCGACAATTGGGTACGACAATGCAACCATTGTCGCAAAAACTGCCCATAAAAACGGCACCACCTTAAAAGAGGAAGCCATTCGCCTTGGCTTCGTCGACGCCGAAACCTTTGATCGGGTGGTGCGACCAGAGGACATGATCGGGCCAAAAGACTGA
- a CDS encoding GNAT family N-acetyltransferase: protein MLPLPLSIRHATLPDLHLRRLRLSDAGAFRAIVTRPEVGRMLLAFPADWTLEQAQALIAKTAPRDVPPFRLAIDAGNGELIGTVGYVQGKTDEIAYFLDPAHQGQGIMRACLAGFIELIFSHFAPESLRAEVYHDNPASMALLRRLGFGETGSYVGTCSAQRAEPECLHVFDLPRAVWHAAQR, encoded by the coding sequence ATGTTGCCGCTGCCCTTGTCCATACGCCATGCCACCTTGCCAGACCTGCATCTGCGCCGCTTGCGGCTATCAGATGCAGGCGCTTTTCGTGCCATCGTCACCCGGCCAGAGGTCGGGCGGATGCTGCTGGCCTTCCCTGCGGACTGGACACTTGAGCAGGCACAGGCGCTGATTGCAAAGACCGCGCCACGCGACGTGCCGCCTTTTCGGTTGGCGATTGACGCGGGCAATGGCGAGTTAATCGGAACAGTGGGCTATGTGCAGGGCAAAACGGATGAAATTGCTTATTTCCTTGACCCTGCACATCAGGGTCAGGGCATTATGCGGGCCTGTCTTGCAGGGTTCATTGAATTGATTTTCAGCCATTTTGCACCTGAAAGTCTGCGCGCCGAAGTGTATCACGACAACCCCGCCTCGATGGCCTTGTTGCGGCGCTTGGGGTTTGGCGAAACCGGCAGCTATGTGGGCACATGCTCTGCACAGCGCGCAGAACCTGAATGCCTGCATGTCTTTGATCTGCCACGCGCCGTGTGGCATGCAGCTCAACGATGA
- a CDS encoding gamma-glutamyl-gamma-aminobutyrate hydrolase family protein produces the protein MRRPVVGIIGNSYLINDQYPAHAGGTMNSEAIAEVSGCMPLLVPSDPRLVSVAELLEVCDGFLLTGGRPNVHPEEYGETETPAHGAFDRARDAVALPLVRACVASGQPFFGVCRGFQEVNVAMGGTLHPEIRDLPGRQNHRMPPDGTLEEKFALRHKVRFNDDGVFHKLMGAREVMTNTLHGQGIKTPGQRIVIDGHAPDGTPEALYVADAAGFTLSVQWHPEWQAGQDPVSRPLFEAFGDAVRAWAGGRQPWALSA, from the coding sequence ATGCGCAGGCCAGTCGTCGGGATTATCGGCAACTCCTATCTGATCAACGATCAATACCCCGCCCATGCAGGCGGCACCATGAACTCCGAGGCGATTGCAGAGGTGTCGGGGTGCATGCCGTTGCTGGTGCCGTCTGATCCGCGCCTTGTGTCGGTGGCCGAGCTGCTGGAGGTGTGTGACGGTTTTCTGCTGACCGGCGGGCGTCCGAATGTGCATCCCGAAGAATATGGCGAAACAGAAACCCCGGCCCATGGGGCCTTTGACCGTGCGCGCGATGCAGTTGCGTTGCCGCTTGTGCGGGCTTGTGTGGCCAGTGGGCAGCCGTTTTTCGGCGTTTGCCGTGGCTTTCAGGAAGTGAATGTCGCTATGGGCGGCACGTTGCACCCGGAAATACGCGATCTGCCCGGACGCCAGAATCATCGTATGCCCCCCGATGGCACGTTGGAGGAGAAATTTGCCCTTCGCCACAAGGTCCGGTTCAACGATGACGGGGTTTTCCACAAGCTGATGGGCGCGCGCGAGGTGATGACCAACACCTTGCACGGGCAGGGCATAAAGACACCGGGCCAAAGGATTGTCATTGATGGTCATGCCCCCGATGGCACGCCAGAGGCGCTTTATGTCGCGGATGCGGCGGGCTTTACCTTGTCGGTGCAGTGGCATCCTGAATGGCAAGCCGGGCAAGATCCGGTATCGCGCCCGCTATTCGAGGCTTTTGGCGATGCAGTGCGCGCTTGGGCCGGTGGGCGTCAGCCTTGGGCGCTGAGCGCTTGA
- a CDS encoding peptidoglycan DD-metalloendopeptidase family protein, which translates to MLNHRRILLLCSAATLALGACGDFDLDMRNSGNGFSTAEAARQATASRPRPDDRGIISYPDYQVAVARAGDTVASVAQRIGMSESELARFNALTPETSLRAGEVVALPRNLDAQDTGGQSRSGEIEISSLADSAISRAEGTTPTRTPSAATQPADQQPLQHRVQRGETAFQIARLYNVAPRALADWNGLDPEMRVREGQVLLIPVADQPAPERRSEPQAAAQPSEDVAAPGTGSATPLPPSASAPLPEPAPPAREAEEAAEEARPPSPAMEQERTESAATRFVMPVEGRIIRAYSPSRNEHGIGIAASSGTAVRAAAAGRVAAITEDTNKVPVVVIQHENGLLSVYAQLENLTVSRGASVTQGQTIGRVRAGDPSFLHFEIRDGLNSVDPMRHLQ; encoded by the coding sequence ATGCTGAACCACCGTCGGATACTTTTGCTGTGTAGTGCAGCAACACTCGCTTTGGGCGCTTGCGGGGATTTTGACCTCGATATGCGCAATTCCGGCAACGGATTCTCGACCGCAGAGGCAGCGCGTCAGGCAACTGCGTCGCGCCCGCGCCCCGATGATCGCGGCATCATCAGCTACCCGGATTATCAGGTCGCCGTGGCGCGCGCTGGTGACACTGTGGCGAGCGTTGCACAACGTATCGGCATGAGCGAAAGCGAGCTTGCCCGTTTTAACGCCCTGACACCTGAAACCAGCCTGCGCGCGGGCGAAGTTGTGGCCCTGCCGCGCAATCTTGATGCGCAGGATACAGGCGGCCAAAGCCGTTCGGGCGAAATAGAGATATCCTCGCTTGCTGACAGCGCGATTTCGCGCGCCGAAGGGACCACGCCAACGCGCACGCCATCAGCCGCGACCCAACCCGCCGATCAACAACCGCTCCAACACCGTGTTCAGCGCGGGGAAACCGCATTCCAGATTGCGCGCCTGTATAATGTAGCACCGCGCGCGCTGGCCGACTGGAACGGACTGGACCCGGAAATGCGCGTGCGCGAGGGGCAAGTGCTGCTGATCCCTGTGGCCGATCAACCCGCGCCGGAACGGCGCTCTGAACCTCAGGCGGCCGCGCAGCCCTCTGAAGATGTGGCCGCGCCGGGAACAGGCAGTGCAACACCGCTGCCGCCAAGTGCCTCTGCGCCCCTGCCTGAACCTGCGCCCCCTGCAAGAGAGGCAGAAGAGGCCGCCGAAGAAGCGCGCCCCCCCTCGCCCGCCATGGAACAGGAACGCACTGAATCAGCAGCGACCCGATTTGTCATGCCGGTCGAAGGGCGCATCATTCGCGCCTATTCACCCAGCCGCAACGAGCATGGGATCGGCATTGCTGCCAGTTCCGGGACCGCGGTACGCGCCGCTGCCGCCGGTCGTGTGGCCGCAATCACCGAAGACACCAACAAGGTGCCGGTCGTAGTGATCCAGCATGAAAACGGGCTTTTGTCCGTCTATGCACAGCTTGAGAACCTGACAGTTTCGCGCGGGGCGTCGGTCACGCAAGGGCAGACAATCGGGCGCGTGCGCGCGGGTGATCCCAGCTTCTTGCATTTTGAGATTCGGGACGGCCTCAACAGTGTCGATCCGATGCGCCACCTGCAATAA
- a CDS encoding SspB family protein has product MTRGIDYGNLMHDAMRGLIRKVMDGVARDGLPGEHHFFITIDTAHPDMQMADWLRARYPEEITLVVQHWFDNLVVEDDGFAITLNFGNSPEPLYVPFDAISTFVDPSVEFGLRFELHQDDLEDEDDDEEAPMIEDAAPQEKTGEVVSLDRFRK; this is encoded by the coding sequence ATGACACGCGGAATAGATTATGGCAACCTGATGCATGACGCCATGCGGGGACTTATCCGCAAGGTCATGGATGGGGTTGCGCGCGACGGCCTGCCGGGCGAGCATCATTTCTTCATCACCATCGACACGGCCCATCCCGACATGCAGATGGCGGATTGGCTGCGCGCACGCTACCCTGAAGAGATTACGCTGGTCGTGCAGCATTGGTTCGACAACCTTGTGGTTGAGGATGACGGCTTTGCGATCACGCTGAATTTCGGCAATTCGCCCGAACCGCTCTATGTGCCGTTCGATGCGATCTCGACCTTTGTCGATCCGTCAGTGGAATTCGGGTTAAGATTCGAATTACATCAGGACGATCTGGAAGACGAGGATGACGACGAAGAGGCACCCATGATCGAAGATGCCGCCCCGCAAGAAAAGACCGGGGAAGTGGTCAGCCTTGACAGGTTTCGCAAATAA